The following coding sequences are from one Acidobacteriota bacterium window:
- a CDS encoding endonuclease III, whose product MDTRTLGRVLARLKRELPLWKVPAVGVIADGAVDRPYETLVSTVLSLRTRDKVTEAASRRLLGRAPTPRALSGLAREEVERLIYPVGFYRTKAAHLVAIGLRLEREHSGRVPRSMDGLLALPGVGRKTANLVLTVGFGDYGICVDTHVHRICNLWGYVATRTPDETESALRRKLPRRHWISLNDILVTFGQNLCVPSSPWCSRCPVARFCPRIGLKRSR is encoded by the coding sequence ATGGATACGCGGACGCTGGGCAGGGTGCTGGCCCGGCTCAAGCGGGAACTCCCTCTATGGAAAGTCCCGGCGGTGGGGGTGATCGCCGACGGGGCGGTCGACCGCCCCTACGAAACCCTGGTCAGCACCGTCCTTTCGCTGCGCACGAGGGACAAGGTGACCGAGGCCGCCTCGCGCCGCCTGCTCGGGCGGGCGCCGACTCCACGGGCGCTCTCCGGACTCGCTCGGGAGGAGGTGGAGCGGCTGATCTACCCCGTCGGCTTCTATCGTACCAAGGCGGCGCACCTCGTCGCGATCGGGCTCCGCCTCGAACGGGAGCATTCGGGACGGGTGCCCCGGTCCATGGACGGGCTGCTCGCGCTGCCCGGCGTCGGGAGGAAAACGGCCAACCTGGTGCTCACCGTGGGGTTCGGGGACTACGGCATCTGCGTGGACACCCATGTCCACCGCATCTGCAACCTGTGGGGCTACGTGGCGACCCGGACCCCGGACGAGACCGAGTCCGCCCTGCGCCGGAAGCTCCCCCGGCGCCATTGGATCAGCCTCAACGACATCCTGGTCACCTTCGGCCAGAACCTCTGCGTCCCCTCCTCCCCCTGGTGCAGCCGCTGCCCGGTCGCCCGCTTCTGCCCCCGGATCGGCCTCAAACGCTCGAGATAG
- a CDS encoding rhodanese-like domain-containing protein: MAQGQLAGFLSGGAAFDFILIDLRTIEEIDAVIGNDSCRPYHLAWPEPFMRESARIPKDRAVVVYCRTGGRAAFAANYLASEGYERVYNAGGMMTWNGPTLPPSGIKPLELLPEPSMRALAPKRSALGPVFQIPALP; this comes from the coding sequence ATGGCGCAGGGCCAGCTGGCGGGGTTCCTGTCCGGCGGGGCGGCTTTCGACTTCATCCTTATCGACCTGAGGACGATCGAGGAAATCGACGCCGTCATCGGCAACGACTCCTGCCGTCCCTACCACCTCGCCTGGCCCGAGCCCTTCATGCGGGAATCGGCCCGGATCCCGAAGGACCGGGCCGTCGTCGTTTACTGCCGGACCGGCGGCCGCGCGGCCTTCGCGGCGAACTACCTGGCGTCCGAAGGCTACGAGCGGGTGTACAACGCCGGTGGCATGATGACCTGGAACGGCCCCACCCTCCCCCCGTCGGGGATCAAACCCCTGGAACTCCTCCCGGAGCCTTCCATGCGCGCCCTTGCCCCGAAACGCTCGGCCCTCGGTCCGGTCTTCCAGATCCCGGCGCTTCCTTGA
- a CDS encoding 4Fe-4S binding protein: MKRNIIRIDQEKCTGCGLCVSGCPEGALQLIDGKARLVGDLLCDGLGACIGQCPEGALTVEVREAEAYDEIRALGNIVPQGPNVLAAHLKHLKDHRQEEYLRQAVAYLEENGIPFDPPADNAPAAPAAGCPGSRSVTFAPRREGENDGAKHPSRLTHWPIQLHLISPAAPQYRDADLLIAADCVAFSHGDFHRDFLEGRALVIACPKLDARQEAYAEKLTALIEQARSVRIAIMQVPCCGGLLNQVLQAAARAGRKPPMSCVVVGLEGEILRDTPVEAGAA; this comes from the coding sequence ATGAAGCGCAACATAATCCGGATCGACCAGGAAAAATGCACCGGGTGCGGCCTGTGCGTGTCGGGGTGTCCCGAAGGCGCGCTGCAGCTCATCGACGGCAAGGCGAGGCTGGTGGGAGACCTGCTCTGCGACGGCCTCGGCGCCTGTATCGGCCAATGCCCCGAGGGGGCGCTGACGGTGGAGGTACGGGAGGCGGAGGCGTACGACGAAATCCGGGCGCTGGGCAACATCGTCCCCCAGGGGCCGAACGTCCTCGCCGCCCATCTCAAGCACCTGAAGGACCATCGTCAGGAGGAGTACCTCCGCCAGGCCGTCGCCTACCTCGAGGAAAACGGGATCCCGTTCGACCCTCCCGCCGACAACGCCCCCGCCGCGCCCGCCGCCGGGTGCCCCGGGTCCCGGAGCGTAACCTTCGCACCCAGGAGAGAGGGGGAAAACGACGGGGCGAAACACCCCTCGAGGTTGACCCACTGGCCGATCCAGCTCCACCTGATCTCCCCGGCGGCCCCGCAGTACCGCGACGCCGACCTGCTGATCGCGGCCGATTGCGTCGCCTTCTCCCACGGAGACTTCCACCGGGACTTTCTCGAGGGGCGCGCCCTGGTCATCGCCTGCCCCAAGCTGGACGCGCGCCAGGAGGCCTACGCCGAAAAACTGACGGCCCTGATCGAGCAGGCCCGCTCGGTCCGGATTGCCATCATGCAGGTCCCCTGCTGCGGCGGCCTTCTCAACCAGGTGCTCCAAGCCGCCGCGCGGGCCGGGCGCAAGCCTCCCATGAGCTGCGTCGTCGTAGGGCTGGAAGGGGAAATCCTCCGCGACACCCCCGTGGAGGCGGGTGCGGCCTAA
- a CDS encoding dodecin domain-containing protein, which yields MAIARVTEIKSSSAKSFEDAIREGVARASKTLKNVKSAWIENQEVVVDDGGRVTEFRVQLKVTFILED from the coding sequence ATGGCCATCGCACGCGTTACCGAAATCAAATCATCGTCCGCCAAGAGCTTTGAAGACGCCATCAGGGAAGGGGTCGCCCGCGCTTCCAAGACCCTCAAGAACGTCAAATCCGCCTGGATCGAAAACCAGGAAGTGGTCGTCGACGACGGCGGCCGGGTGACCGAATTCCGGGTTCAGCTGAAGGTCACCTTCATCCTCGAGGATTAG
- the sulP gene encoding sulfate permease: MARSTRRRRGWLPGYDRGDLSADAAAGLTIAVMLVPQGMAYAMLAGLPPVIGLYASVIPLAVYAFLGSSRHLAVGPVAMASLLTLSACSRLAPPGSPEYVRLVLLLALMVGVLQLAAGLLRFGFLINFFSHAVIGGFTAAAALVIALSQVRHLMGVEGGGGHSVFELLEQIVRGAGDIHAPTLVLGLASIAGMVVLRKMYPRLPSAILFVIAGSLLTWTWGELGIRTVGEVPRGLPPLSLPSFNPLAIQELFLDALAIVFVSFMESISVAKYMAAKSGYKVDPNRELIGLGAANMAAAFSSGYPVTGGFSRTAVNHQSGARTQVASLVTAALILLTLIFLTPLFYHLPNAVLAAVIIVAVVGLIDARDAIRLFRIKKSDGAILLITFACTLGVGLDRGLLIGMVFSLGLFIWRSSHPHTAELGYLESEGVFRNVLRYPEVKRHPEVLILRPDASLFFANMKFLEDRLAGDLSGRPGVKLILLDLSGVNDIDAVSIDELEELMEAYAHQGIRFAFAGMKGPVRDLVEHAGWGEKYGETYRYLSIPHALAALGYPAAPPRS; the protein is encoded by the coding sequence ATGGCGCGTTCCACCCGCAGGCGCCGGGGATGGCTGCCGGGCTATGACCGGGGGGATCTCTCCGCCGACGCCGCCGCCGGGCTGACGATCGCGGTGATGCTGGTGCCGCAGGGGATGGCCTACGCCATGCTTGCGGGACTGCCCCCGGTCATCGGGCTCTATGCCTCGGTGATCCCGCTCGCCGTCTACGCGTTTCTGGGAAGTTCGCGCCATCTCGCCGTCGGCCCGGTCGCGATGGCCTCGCTCCTCACCCTGTCCGCCTGCTCGCGCCTCGCGCCCCCGGGCTCCCCCGAATACGTGCGCCTGGTGCTGCTGCTGGCCCTGATGGTGGGCGTCCTCCAGCTCGCGGCCGGCCTGCTCCGGTTCGGTTTCCTGATCAATTTCTTCTCCCACGCCGTCATCGGGGGATTCACGGCCGCCGCCGCCCTGGTCATCGCGCTGAGCCAGGTCCGGCATTTGATGGGAGTGGAAGGGGGCGGGGGGCATTCGGTCTTCGAACTGCTGGAGCAAATCGTTCGCGGGGCGGGGGACATCCACGCGCCGACCCTGGTTCTCGGCCTCGCCTCGATCGCCGGGATGGTAGTGCTCCGGAAGATGTATCCACGGCTCCCCTCGGCCATCCTCTTCGTCATCGCGGGCTCCCTGCTGACCTGGACCTGGGGGGAGCTCGGCATCCGGACCGTGGGGGAGGTGCCGCGCGGCCTCCCGCCCCTGTCGCTCCCCTCGTTCAACCCGCTGGCGATCCAGGAGCTCTTCCTGGACGCCTTGGCCATCGTCTTCGTGAGTTTCATGGAATCGATATCGGTGGCCAAGTACATGGCGGCGAAGTCGGGGTACAAGGTGGACCCCAACCGCGAACTGATCGGCCTGGGCGCGGCCAACATGGCGGCCGCGTTTTCCTCCGGCTACCCGGTGACCGGGGGGTTCTCCCGGACGGCGGTCAATCACCAGTCGGGCGCGCGCACCCAGGTGGCGTCGCTGGTCACGGCCGCCCTCATCCTGCTCACCCTCATCTTTCTGACTCCGCTGTTCTATCACCTCCCCAACGCGGTCCTTGCCGCCGTCATCATCGTGGCCGTCGTCGGCCTCATCGACGCCCGCGACGCCATCCGCCTTTTCCGGATCAAGAAATCGGACGGGGCGATCCTCCTGATCACCTTCGCCTGCACCCTGGGCGTGGGGCTCGATCGGGGGCTCCTGATCGGGATGGTCTTCTCCCTGGGGCTTTTCATCTGGCGCAGTTCGCACCCGCACACCGCCGAGCTCGGGTACCTCGAGAGCGAGGGGGTGTTCCGCAACGTCCTCCGTTACCCGGAGGTGAAGCGCCACCCCGAGGTCCTGATTCTCCGGCCGGACGCGTCCCTCTTTTTCGCCAACATGAAATTCCTGGAGGACCGCCTGGCCGGGGACCTCTCCGGGCGTCCGGGGGTGAAACTGATCCTGCTCGATCTTTCGGGCGTCAACGACATCGACGCCGTCTCGATCGACGAACTGGAGGAACTCATGGAGGCGTACGCCCACCAGGGGATCCGCTTCGCGTTCGCCGGGATGAAGGGGCCGGTGCGGGACCTGGTCGAGCACGCCGGGTGGGGGGAAAAATACGGCGAGACCTATCGATACCTCTCGATCCCGCACGCGCTGGCCGCTCTGGGCTACCCGGCCGCGCCACCCCGATCCTGA
- a CDS encoding YeeE/YedE family protein, translating into MLEAIHGRKGLQLTLGFLLGIGFGFLLQRGGATRFDVIIGQLLFEDFTVVKIMLSAVLTGMIGVHALRSLGLARLHPKPGSMGAIVPGGLIFGLGFGILGYCPGTAAGAVGQGSLDALFGGVLGILIGAGIFAAAYPALQKPVLERGDFGARTIPEILKLNAWVVVAVVAAAIFALLCFLEKSGV; encoded by the coding sequence ATGCTCGAGGCGATACATGGCAGGAAAGGGCTGCAGCTGACTTTGGGCTTCCTCCTGGGGATCGGTTTCGGCTTCCTGCTCCAAAGGGGGGGGGCGACCCGGTTCGACGTCATCATCGGGCAGCTGCTCTTCGAGGATTTTACGGTGGTCAAGATCATGCTGAGCGCCGTCCTGACCGGGATGATCGGGGTCCACGCCCTCCGAAGCCTGGGCCTGGCCCGGCTCCACCCCAAGCCGGGGTCCATGGGCGCCATCGTCCCGGGCGGGCTGATCTTCGGACTCGGCTTCGGCATCCTGGGCTACTGTCCGGGGACGGCGGCGGGGGCGGTGGGGCAGGGGTCGCTCGACGCCCTGTTCGGCGGCGTTCTCGGCATCCTGATCGGGGCCGGGATATTCGCCGCAGCCTATCCCGCCCTGCAGAAACCGGTCCTGGAGCGGGGGGATTTCGGCGCCCGGACGATTCCCGAGATCCTCAAGCTCAACGCCTGGGTGGTGGTGGCGGTCGTGGCCGCAGCGATTTTCGCGCTTCTCTGCTTCCTGGAGAAATCTGGAGTGTGA